In Lotus japonicus ecotype B-129 chromosome 5, LjGifu_v1.2, one genomic interval encodes:
- the LOC130717038 gene encoding sugar transporter ERD6-like 6: MSYREENEEGRDLKKPFLHTGSWYRMSGKQQSNLFASAHEAIRDSSISVFACVLIVALGPIQFGFTAGYTSPTQAAIISDLGLSVSEFSLFGSLSNVGAMLGAIASGQIAEYIGRKGSLMIASIPNIIGWLIISFANDTSFLYMGRLLEGFGVGIISYTVPVYIAEISPQNLRGGLVSVNQLSVTIGIMLAYLLGIFVQWRFLAILGIIPCALLIPGLFFIPESPRWLAKMGMTEEFETSLQVLRGSGTDISVEVNEIKTAVASANRTTTVRFAELRQRRYWLPLMIGIGLLILQQISGINGVLFYSSTIFQNAGISSSDVATFGVGAVQVLATSLTLWLADKSGRRLLLIVSSAAMTLSLLVVAVSFYVKDYVSKDSSLYGILSLLSVAGVVAMVIAFSLGLGAMPWIIMSEILPINIKGLAGSVATLANWFFSWLVTLTANMLLDWSSGGTFTIYTVVCALTVGFVVIWVPETKGKTLEEIQSFFR; this comes from the exons ATGAGTTACAGGGAAGAGAATGAAGAAGGAAGGGATCTCAAGAAACCATTCCTCCACACAGGAAGCTGGTATCGTATGAGTGGCAAACAACAATCCAATTTGTTTGCATCTGCCCATGAAGCCATTCGTGACTCTTCCATCTCTGTCTTTGCATGTGTTCTCATTGTTGCTCTGGGTCCTATTCAGTTTGGTTTCACT GCGGGTTATACATCACCTACCCAAGCTGCTATCATCTCTGATCTGGGACTCTCAGTTTCTGAG TTCTCTTTGTTTGGTTCTCTGTCCAATGTGGGTGCCATGCTTGGAGCAATAGCTAGTGGACAGATTGCTGAATATATAGGACGCAAAGGG TCTTTGATGATTGCATCCATTCCTAATATTATTGGTTGGCTGATCATCTCATTTGCAAAT GATACTTCTTTCCTCTATATGGGGAGGTTGTTGGAAGGTTTCGGTGTGGGAATAATATCTTACACG GTGCCGGTGTACATAGCTGAGATATCACCTCAAAACTTGAGGGGAGGTCTAGTTTCAGTTAACCAG CTCTCTGTTACCATTGGAATAATGCTGGCTTATCTTCTAGGGATTTTTGTTCAATGGAGATTCCTTGCAATTTTAG GAATTATACCATGTGCACTATTGATACCTGGACTTTTTTTCATTCCTGAGTCTCCTAGATGGCTG GCAAAAATGGGCATGACAGAAGAATTTGAGACTTCCTTGCAAGTGCTTCGAGGTTCTGGTACCGATATTTCTGTCGAAGTGAATGAAATTAAG ACTGCTGTTGCATCAGCAAACAGAACAACTACGGTTCGATTTGCAGAGCTCAGACAAAGAAGATATTGGCTTCCCTTGATG ATTGGCATTGGACTGCTTATTTTGCAACAGATTTCTGGAATTAATGGTGTTCTTTTTTATTCCAGTACCATCTTTCAAAATGCTG GAATTAGTTCGAGTGACGTAGCTACATTTGGAGTTGGCGCTGTCCAG GTTCTTGCCACCAGTTTAACTTTATGGTTGGCAGATAAATCTGGTCGCCGGCTTCTACTTATT GTTTCTTCAGCTGCAATGACCTTGAGTCTCTTAGTTGTAGCGGTCTCATTCTATGTGAAG GATTACGTATCAAAGGATTCTTCTTTATATGGGATCCTGAGCCTCTTGTCTGTGGCTGGAGTAGTG GCCATGGTTATTGCATTCTCTTTGGGATTGGGGGCTATGCCATGGATTATAATGTCTGAG ATTCTTCCAATTAACATAAAAGGCCTCGCCGGAAGTGTTGCAACACTTGCCAATTGGTTCTTTTCCTGGTTGGTTACATTGACCGCAAATATGCTCTTGGACTGGAGCTCTGGAG GAACCTTCACCATCTACACAGTAGTGTGTGCTTTGACTGTAGGATTTGTTGTCATTTGGGTCCCTGAGACAAAGGGAAAAACTCTTGAAGAAATCCAATCGTTTTTCAGATGA
- the LOC130718176 gene encoding protein RADIALIS-like 4, whose protein sequence is MTSSSGWTTKQNKRFENALAIYDKDTPDRWQKLARAVGGKTVEEVKKHYEMLVDDLKQIEEGHVPLPNYRNAATIGGSNKGYTYMDEEQRMKFLSLQ, encoded by the exons ATGACTTCAAGTTCAGGTTGGACAACAAAGCAGAACAAGAGATTTGAGAATGCTCTGGCCATTTACGATAAGGACACGCCGGATCGGTGGCAGAAACTGGCCCGGGCCGTCGGAGGGAAGACAGTGGAGGAAGTGAAGAAGCATTATGAGATGCTTGTGGACGACTTGAAGCAGATTGAGGAAGGTCATGTGCCCTTGCCTAACTACAGAAATGCTGCAACAATAGGAGGCAGCAACAAAGGTTACACTtatatggatgaagaacaaaG GATGAAATTTCTAAGCCTCCAGTGA
- the LOC130717434 gene encoding uncharacterized protein LOC130717434 — MGSNGNIPANLPIFDGKNWDQWCSKMRVIFNFQEVGDYVDGGYAQLGENPTEAQRTAHKAAKKNDQKALFYIHQCVNSKVFDKISESKTSKEAWDLLTKYYGGDSKVKKVRLQSLRRQYELLQMKSDESIADYLSRLGSFTSQMKSNGEDLTEQSIVEKVLRTLTPKFDMIVVAIEETKDLSQLKLEDLQSTLEARELRVTDREAETEIERALMAQSKKGSFDDKKKKWKKGKFKSQKENFSSKEKSDLEDRPEPSSTRGGDSRKFSGKKKTTDRSQVQCFRCEKFGHYAYEYKKFRGGSNKGKTPKKAEEEANLVQDDSDSDPVMLMATTCESGKDSEVWYF, encoded by the coding sequence ATGGGGAGTAATGGAAATATCCCAGCAAACCTTCCAATCTTTGATGGCAAGAATTGGGATCAATGGTGTTCCAAGATGCGGGTCATCTTCAACTTCCAGGAAGTGGGTGATTATGTTGATGGTGGCTATGCACAGTTAGGGGAGAATCCAACGGAGGCTCAGCGAACTGCACACAAAGCGGCAAAGAAGAATGATCAAAAGGCTCTCTTCTACATCCATCAGTGCGTGAATTCAAAGGTCTTTGACAAAATCTCAGAATCAAAAACCTCCAAAGAAGCATGGGATTTGCTAACGAAGTATTATGGTGGTGATTCGAAGGTAAAGAAGGTGCGACTCCAGTCTTTACGACGTCAATATGAACTGCTGCAGATGAAATCTGATGAATCAATTGCTGATTACCTTTCAAGATTGGGATCTTTCACCAGCCAAATGAAGAGTAATGGTGAGGATTTGACTGAGCAATCGATTGTTGAGAAGGTACTCCGCACATTAACCCCAAAATTTGATATGATTGTGGTTGCAATTGAAGAGACAAAGGATCTTAGCCAATTGAAGTTGGAAGATCTGCAGAGCACACTTGAGGCTCGTGAATTACGGGTCACTGATAGAGAAGCAGAAACTGAGATTGAACGAGCATTGATGGCCCAATCCAAGAAGGGATCCTTTGAtgataagaagaagaagtggaagAAGGGAAAGTTCAAGTCCCAGAAGGAAAATTTCTCTAGCAAAGAGAAATCTgatcttgaagataggcctgaACCTTCTTCCACAAGAGGAGGTGATAGTAGAAAGTTTAGTGGAAAGAAAAAGACCACTGACAGAAGTCAAGTTCAGTGTTTCAGGTGTGAAAAGTTTGGCCATTATGCCTATGAGTACAAGAAATTTAGAGGTGGTTCCAATAAAGGAAAAACTCCCAAGAAGGCTGAAGAAGAAGCTAACTTGGTtcaagatgactcagactcagATCCTGTAATGTTGATGGCTACAACCTGTGAGAGTGGTAAGGATTCTGAAGTTTGGTATTTTTGA
- the LOC130718175 gene encoding uncharacterized protein LOC130718175 isoform X2 has product MAAISSYKIILGSSSVARRKILSEMGYQFTLMTADIDEKSIRKETPEELVMALAEAKANAIISKLQTTGNLNSVDEPTILIAADTVVVYEGVVREKPSSKEEARQFLKDYSGRHAATVGSVLVTNLKTGLRKGDSDRVEIYFNEIPDEIIDRLVDEGITLNVAGGLLIEHPLILPFVKEVVGTTDSVMGLPKSLTEKLLKEAL; this is encoded by the exons ATGGCAGCCATTTCTTCATACAAG ATTATACTGGGTTCCTCCTCCGTCGCACGCCGCAAGATCTTGTCCGAAATGGGATACCAATTCACCCTAATG ACTGCAGATATCGATGAGAAGAGCATCCGGAAAGAAACTCCAGAAGAATTAGTTATGGCCCTAGCTGAAGCCAag GCCAATGCCATTATATCCAAACTTCAAACTACTGGTAATCTAAACAGTGTAGATGAACCAACGATATTAATTGCAGCTGACACA GTGGTGGTCTATGAAGGTGTGGTTAGGGAAAAGCCATCTAGCAAAGAAGAAGCTCGGCAGTTCTTGAAAG ATTATTCTGGAAGACATGCAGCAACTGTGGGATCTGTACTAGTAACAAATCTCAAAACAGGATTGAGAAAAGGAGACTCAGATCGTGTGGAG ATTTATTTCAATGAAATACCAGATGAAATCATTGACAGGCTG GTTGATGAGGGAATTACTCTGAATGTTGCTGGGGGCCTGCTAATAGAGCATCCTTTAATACTGCCATTTGTCAAAGAAGTG GTAGGGACAACCGATAGTGTGATGGGGCTTCCCAAAAGTCTGACTGAAAAACTCTTGAAAGAGGCCCTGTAG
- the LOC130717037 gene encoding 3-ketoacyl-CoA synthase 4: MTLTADQGGATAGANLHRRQNGRIILPDFLQSVNLKYVKLGYHYLISNLLTLFLVPLIIITLIQASQTTEIEHLHHLWLHLQYNLITILTCSAFLVFGLTLYAVTRPRAVYLVDFACFRPADRLKAPFSSFMEHSRLTGDFSDSSLEFQRKIFLRSGLGEETYVPEAMHHIPPQPSMTAARAEAEEVMFGALDNLFQSTKIKPKEIGILVVNCSLFNPTPSLSAMIVNKYKLRGNIRSFNLGGMGCSAGVVAVDLAKDLLQVHRNTYAVVVSTENITQNWYFGNKKSMLIPNCLFRVGCSAVLLSNKSRDRKRAKYRLVHVVRTHKGADDKAFRCVYQEQDDAGKTGVSLSKDLMAIAGGALKTDITTLGPLVLPISEQLLFFATLLVRKLFKADMKPYIPDFKLAFDHFCIHAGGRAVIDELEKNLQLLPVHVEASRMTLHRFGNTSSSSIWYELAYIEAKGRVRKGNRVWQIAFGSGFKCNSAVWEALRNVRSSPNGPWEDCIDKYPVEIDSHTPST; encoded by the coding sequence ATGACCCTCACGGCGGACCAAGGCGGCGCCACCGCCGGAGCCAATCTCCACCGCCGCCAAAACGGCAGAATCATCCTCCCTGATTTCCTCCAGAGCGTGAACCTCAAGTACGTGAAATTAGGCTACCACTACCTCATCTCCAACCTCTTGACCCTATTCTTAGTCCCTTTGATCATCATCACATTGATCCAAGCCTCCCAAACCACCGAAATCGAACACCTCCACCATTTATGGCTCCACCTCCAGTACAATCTCATCACCATCCTCACCTGCTCCGCCTTCCTCGTCTTCGGCCTCACTCTCTACGCCGTCACGCGCCCACGCGCCGTCTACCTCGTTGATTTCGCCTGTTTCCGCCCCGCCGACCGCCTCAAGGCGCCCTTTAGCTCCTTCATGGAGCACTCCCGCCTCACGGGAGATTTTAGTGACTCCTCGCTCGAGTTCCAGCGCAAGATTTTCTTGCGCTCGGGACTCGGGGAGGAGACCTATGTGCCTGAGGCCATGCACCATATTCCTCCTCAGCCTTCTATGACCGCGGCTAGAGCTGAGGCCGAGGAGGTTATGTTTGGTGCTCTGGATAATCTCTTCCAGAGCACCAAAATCAAGCCGAAGGAAATTGGGATTCTTGTTGTGAATTGTAGTTTGTTTAACCCTACCCCTTCATTATCTGCCATGATTGTTAACAAGTATAAGTTGAGGGGTAACATTAGGAGCTTCAATCTGGGAGGTATGGGGTGCAGTGCTGGGGTTGTAGCTGTTGATCTTGCAAAGGACTTGCTGCAGGTTCATAGGAATACTTATGCTGTTGTTGTCAGCACTGAGAACATTACTCAAAATTGGTACTTTGGGAACAAGAAATCAATGCTTATCCCTAATTGCTTGTTCAGAGTTGGGTGTTCTGCTGTGCTTCTCTCTAACAAGTCCAGGGATAGGAAGAGGGCAAAGTATAGGCTTGTTCACGTGGTGAGGACTCATAAAGGGGCTGATGATAAGGCTTTCAGGTGTGTTTATCAGGAACAGGATGATGCTGGAAAAACTGGTGTTTCTTTGTCTAAAGATTTGATGGCAATCGCTGGTGGGGCACTCAAGACTGACATCACCACACTTGGCCCTCTGGTGCTCCCAATCAGTGAGCAGCTTCTGTTTTTCGCAACCTTGCTTGTGAGGAAGCTGTTCAAGGCTGATATGAAGCCTTACATACCGGATTTCAAGCTCGCTTTCGATCATTTCTGCATACATGCCGGCGGCAGGGCGGTGATTGATGAGCTGGAGAAGAATCTCCAGCTGCTTCCTGTCCATGTAGAGGCTTCTAGGATGACCCTTCACCGTTTCGGGAACACTTCTTCAAGCTCCATTTGGTATGAGTTGGCATATATAGAAGCCAAAGGGAGGGTGAGGAAGGGAAACAGGGTTTGGCAGATTGCATTTGGGAGTGGATTCAAGTGTAACAGTGCAGTGTGGGAGGCTCTGAGGAATGTGAGGTCATCCCCTAATGGACCCTGGGAAGATTGCATTGATAAGTATCCTGTGGAAATAGATAGTCACACTCCCAGCACATAG
- the LOC130718175 gene encoding uncharacterized protein LOC130718175 isoform X3, producing MAAISSYKIILGSSSVARRKILSEMGYQFTLMTADIDEKSIRKETPEELVMALAEAKAEAIIQRLPVDDYLKDAQPTLLITSDQVVVYEGVVREKPSSKEEARQFLKDYSGRHAATVGSVLVTNLKTGLRKGDSDRVEIYFNEIPDEIIDRLVDEGITLNVAGGLLIEHPLILPFVKEVVGTTDSVMGLPKSLTEKLLKEAL from the exons ATGGCAGCCATTTCTTCATACAAG ATTATACTGGGTTCCTCCTCCGTCGCACGCCGCAAGATCTTGTCCGAAATGGGATACCAATTCACCCTAATG ACTGCAGATATCGATGAGAAGAGCATCCGGAAAGAAACTCCAGAAGAATTAGTTATGGCCCTAGCTGAAGCCAag GCAGAAGCCATCATACAAAGGCTCCCTGTTGATGACTATTTAAAGGATGCCCAGCCAACATTATTAATTACTTCTGACCAA GTGGTGGTCTATGAAGGTGTGGTTAGGGAAAAGCCATCTAGCAAAGAAGAAGCTCGGCAGTTCTTGAAAG ATTATTCTGGAAGACATGCAGCAACTGTGGGATCTGTACTAGTAACAAATCTCAAAACAGGATTGAGAAAAGGAGACTCAGATCGTGTGGAG ATTTATTTCAATGAAATACCAGATGAAATCATTGACAGGCTG GTTGATGAGGGAATTACTCTGAATGTTGCTGGGGGCCTGCTAATAGAGCATCCTTTAATACTGCCATTTGTCAAAGAAGTG GTAGGGACAACCGATAGTGTGATGGGGCTTCCCAAAAGTCTGACTGAAAAACTCTTGAAAGAGGCCCTGTAG
- the LOC130718175 gene encoding uncharacterized protein LOC130718175 isoform X1 — translation MAAISSYKIILGSSSVARRKILSEMGYQFTLMTADIDEKSIRKETPEELVMALAEAKANAIISKLQTTGNLNSVDEPTILIAADTAEAIIQRLPVDDYLKDAQPTLLITSDQVVVYEGVVREKPSSKEEARQFLKDYSGRHAATVGSVLVTNLKTGLRKGDSDRVEIYFNEIPDEIIDRLVDEGITLNVAGGLLIEHPLILPFVKEVVGTTDSVMGLPKSLTEKLLKEAL, via the exons ATGGCAGCCATTTCTTCATACAAG ATTATACTGGGTTCCTCCTCCGTCGCACGCCGCAAGATCTTGTCCGAAATGGGATACCAATTCACCCTAATG ACTGCAGATATCGATGAGAAGAGCATCCGGAAAGAAACTCCAGAAGAATTAGTTATGGCCCTAGCTGAAGCCAag GCCAATGCCATTATATCCAAACTTCAAACTACTGGTAATCTAAACAGTGTAGATGAACCAACGATATTAATTGCAGCTGACACA GCAGAAGCCATCATACAAAGGCTCCCTGTTGATGACTATTTAAAGGATGCCCAGCCAACATTATTAATTACTTCTGACCAA GTGGTGGTCTATGAAGGTGTGGTTAGGGAAAAGCCATCTAGCAAAGAAGAAGCTCGGCAGTTCTTGAAAG ATTATTCTGGAAGACATGCAGCAACTGTGGGATCTGTACTAGTAACAAATCTCAAAACAGGATTGAGAAAAGGAGACTCAGATCGTGTGGAG ATTTATTTCAATGAAATACCAGATGAAATCATTGACAGGCTG GTTGATGAGGGAATTACTCTGAATGTTGCTGGGGGCCTGCTAATAGAGCATCCTTTAATACTGCCATTTGTCAAAGAAGTG GTAGGGACAACCGATAGTGTGATGGGGCTTCCCAAAAGTCTGACTGAAAAACTCTTGAAAGAGGCCCTGTAG